CCAAAGAAAGCTTTAGGCCCTCCTGGTAAATTAATTTCTTAAATTATTCCTGAAACACTGGAATGCATACAAAGCTGCCTCATCAAATCCATAAACCTCAAATGACGAAACACAAATAACAGTAGTGTTATaaatcattaaaaaaaaatctgtccATGAAATTGCGTGACACATTGACAACAATATTCTGGTTAGTGTGCTGGTGAGTTCTTTTATGCATGTTTCGTCACTTGTAAAATGATAGGTGCACTTGTCCTATCAGATATCAGTCTTTCACTCACAATAcagattacattttacattcCAGTCAAGGCAGGACACAAATGTGACAGCAACACTCAACAGACGACACACATTTAATTTAGTATATTGGATAAACTATTGGATAGTTTAGTTTTTCATAATTCACACCTGGGATTTGAAATCACCTGCATGGACTGATAGAGCTTTATCCATGGCCTCACATGAATATCCAAGTTAGAGTTTAAGAGAAAGCTCCTCATTTTACCACTGGGAAATGGACGGCCATAATAGGCATGCTGATGGATCACGCCAAGGCCTACCCAATGGCATCAGTTGACAGTTCAAAAGTCATACATTTCATACACTGAACATGAAGTATACAAATCTCAAATAAGAAAGTGAATCAGTGCAACATATCCACACATGTACAGTACTCCATGAAATATATATTTAGCTTTAGGACAGAATTGACCAACACATTTATATTCATAATATCAATAATAACACAGCTATCAACACTAATTGTGTCAGATATTGCTTAACAGCAGCTGATATTGTGGTGTAAATGTCATTGGATATCTGTTAGCACTTTGATGATCATCTGATAATTACTAGGAAACAATGTGGTAATAATGGCTAATACTTTCTGGTACTACTTCAAATAATTCAAAACAATTGATAACCACCCTGTACCTAATGGTGCCAAAAACAATTATTGAAAATAACTGATATATAATGACTGTGTAATTACCATTTTACCATATCGTTTCATAATAAATACCTGGTAATTTATGTAACGGAAAATGATGTGCAACAGAATACCGTTTTGAATGTTTAAATACTCTTGTCTCTATACTTAATTTACAGCTTATACAGAATAATGGACCTCTGCAAGGAGTCTTCAGTTGACCAGTCATGTAGGTCAGCAGCAGTCCCCTTGTGTCTCAtaaagtgctgatctaggatcggtTTTGCCTTTAAGATCATAaagaataagattacatggatgATGGggacctggtcctagatcagtactcctactctgagacactttatgaatacaggctctGTTCCACAGTCTTCCAGACTGTCTCAGTAGTAGTGACAGGCACATTCTGACAGAGGTCAGTCAGTCACACCTCATGATGTAACATTTAGCGTAATGCAGTCTGTTGCTTCACCCATAATGAGGATATTGTGTTAAAGACAGATAATAAAGGCAGAcagtaaataaaaaaaaacacgtGTCATAGCATCAGTGTGGCTGGCCAGGTTAGAGCGGTAGTGTCTGTTGGCTCTCTCTTAACCACTTCCCTTCAGGGAGTTTTAATTGATCAGTGCATTTTGGCATCCTTAAGGACAGTTATTCCCAAAGGGTACCCACTTGTGACCCACTCATAGATTGCTACTAATATGTTTTGGGTTGTGGCTAGAATCGTTTTGCCCTTTTGGTGGGCCACATGAAAACTCCAAAGGTCCCAGCCACACCGCTCCCTCACAGCCGGCTCCTGTCCAGCCTCTTCTTGGCAGGGTTGGGGTACTGGGGGTTCTCGATGACCCCCTCCCCAAACTTGAGCTCCAGGAAGGCGCGGTGGTTGTTCGGGCCGTAGGCGGTGACGCCGGCGAACGGCATTGGCACCAGCGGCTGCAGGAAGTGCTCTGGGAACTCCACATCCTGTTTGTGCTCCATCCACGTGTCTTTGGTCATGACACCGTTCCGCAGGTAGAAGGGCCACAGGTCCACGTGGAGGTGGTTAGCCTCGCTGTATTGCACCCTATAGAAGTCCCCCTCCACTGCCCGCTCCCACACATAGCCGTTAGAGTCCACCAGAGAACCAGAGTCCAGGTTCTTCAGGTAGTCACAGTTAGGCACGTCCTCCAGGTAGATGCCCAGGTCTACATCATAGTCCCAGGGGATGATGTCCTGGTGGCGGGCCGCACCCAGCAGGGAGCCTCCTTCCAGCCAGTAGCGCACCCCGGAGCTCTCCAGGATATTGATCACATACTTGGTGGTCTCGCGGAGGGCACGCAGGCAGCAGGGAGGGGTCCAGCGCTCCAGGTACAGGTACTCAGGGGTGTCGTCCCGGACCGATCCGAAGCAACGCGCCGTCTCCTTCCCACAACCGTACCACTGCTCCTTCCCATCAGCCAGTAGGAGACGCTTCAGCCCAAAGTTCCTCATCAGCCGGCTAGTGGCCTCCTTCAGATGGCTGTCTGCCTTCCACTGGTTGTGGGCTGAGCTGAAGAGAGGCTGGTGGCTGGCGGAGAAGCAGGGGCTCTCCAGGAGCTTGACCTTCCAGCCATGCAGGGAGGTCTGGATGAAGAGTGAGGGCAGCAGTGGCCTCCCCAGTGGGACAGACAGGTTGAAGAGGTCCTCGGAGCGGATGAGGACCACCGCGTCCCCCTGAAGGGCTGTACACACGCTACCACTGCTCCCAGACGCCGCTGGGTTGTAGGTGGCCGTCCACTCTCTCAGACTGACCCGCAGGTGCAGGCACTGGACGGCCGAGCGTGCCAACACAGGGGCTGCCACCAGTCTCACGGgccccccaccctccccctccagctcccgGATCAGcctctccacagcccggccctgCTCCAGCTCCACCCCGTCAGGCACCAGCAGCACAAACTCTGTCTGGACGTGGAACTCTGGCCGGTGGGCCTGCGGAGGCTGCTCGGGGCTGGGGGAGAGCACCAAGAGACGGGCCCCCtcggggagagacagaggggggtagGGCGGGGTGTCAGACACAGCCAGGAAGGGCAGCTCAGGTCTCTGGTGCAGGAAGGAGCGTGCCACATCACCAACGTAGTTCTCAAAGTTCTCAAACTCCCTTAAGAGGACCGTCACACGGGGGCCGCGGCTGTTCCCCTCTCCCCCGACACCTCCAGCGCCAATTATCCCCACGCCAACCCCCACCAGGCCCCCTATGCCGCCCCCCAGCCCGGAAGCAGGTAAGGCAGCCTTCCTGGAGCCCCTTCCTGGGTTCCGGCGTTTCTCCATCATCTGCTGCTGGGCTCGGGACACATAGTAGAGGATGAGCAGGTTCAGAGCGATGGCTCCAGTCAGAAGGCCCTGGCAGAAACTCACCCGCATGGCACCTCTCGCTGCGCTCGTCTGGCTCAGGGAAAGGAGAAGGTATAGGATGGAGCTCTCTATTCAGAAAGCCAGTCCATAAACATCAGGACCCCATCAGTAAAGAGCTACAGACATCAGGACCCCATCAGTAAAGAGCTATAGCCTATGTGCATCGGAAGAGTAATGGCCAGCTGCTGGAATAGCTGAAATACACAGAAAACACAGGAATTTTAAACATGTATTTAAAATGAGTCCTAAAAAAAGTGTTTATAAGTACTTCAGATGGCTGTGATAGGCTTTAGAGGCTGTAGTCTAGTTTATTACATTATATTCAAACGTCAAGGAACTTGGTGCAGTGTGTCTCCCAGACTGGATTGCCCTAGTTCTTTTCAGCAAATACTTTGACCTAGATTGTATCCTTGACTATAAATTGCAGCCAAATGAGCTACCGAGATGCTTCAAATTGATGCTTTtggtgctgctaccatgttgtgctgctgccatgttgtgttgctaccatgttgttgtcatgttaccatgctatgttgttgtcttaggtctctctttatgtagtgttgtctctcttgtcgtgatgtgttttgtcctatatatatatatatatatatatttatttattttatcccagcccccgtccccgcaggacgtcattgtaaataagaatttgttcttaattttaactgacttgcctagttaaataaaggtttaaaacaATTAATACCGTAGGCTATCAAGTATTGCTACAGCATTAATTCCATATTTCCAGTGCCTAGAATTGTCTGCATAATGCAATATACTTTTTATTCTGTAATTTAATGCTGACAGTAGACTACACTTCTATGGAACCAATGCAACCATGATCATTCTCAATAATTGATTTTATCATGACCACTGAATCGTGATAACCACTGAATCATTTCATATAGACCACACCATAAATGACCCTCTAAACGCTTCATATGCAGAACTCATCTGTCTTCAAATGTCAATCATGTTCTCCCCGTTATATAGCCTAACATTCCCCAAATCGTTAGAATAAAACAGCATACAAACCATAATGCACGTACATCGAATTCGCTCTCTGTGTGCAAAGGTGGCTGAGCTAAGCACAACATGGAGTGCAATAGCTCCTACTTAGTGTCAAACACTAATGTTATACTGACAAATTAACTAAAATAGTGTTAATATACTGAGAGTTTTAGATTATTTTCAACACCTCGGTCTGTAACATTGTACCCTCGCTTTTCTGTTTCGGAACGATCACAGGAAGCTTGCGTGAGATCACAATATGGCAGGAAGCGACGTCCCTGGTTACTGTAGTGAAAAAAGGAAACGATTGTAGACGCTGTCGTAGATTTGCTTTTAGCTCATTTTTTGGCACCCTTTCTCCATAGCAGTTCTTGCATTTGCTCTttacgtgagagagagagagagagagagatagagatagagagagagagagagagagagagagagagagagagagagagagagagagagagagagagagagagagaaggttagaGTGCTAGTGCTGGGTTTGTGAGGGAcagtgttgttgttattattatcgCTGCTTGTTTCTACCTCCTTGTCCTGGCGAAAGCTCGAGCGCTAAAATGGAGGCGGAAAGATCCGGCGGAGTAGCAGGGGGAACGAACCAGAACTCTGGAGGCAGCGGCGTGGGGCGCAACCCGAACGGGCCGAAATCAGTACTCGGGCAGGCGACAACAGCAGCGGCCGCCGCGGCAGCAGCAGCCGGGGCAATGGCTGGATCGTCGCAGCCTAGGGAACCACAAGACTGCGACGCAGGCCTATCGCTTCCTGGGATCTTGCACTTTATCCAGTTCGAATGGGGACGCTTCCAGTCCGAGAAATATCGTTGGGAAGCCGAGAGAGACGAACTCAGGGTAATTATAATGTTCTTATCTAGCTATAGCTATGTAGGCTATTTATTACTAGCTAACTATGATTTAGAAAAAAGCTAGCCTAGCATTGCCATTATCCATATCCCACAGAAGTCACGACCGCTCGTCAATAGTTTCCCCCAATCTGACAGAATTACTGTCCACATAATCACGAATCTATTCACCCTGTGCTCCTGGATTTTAGCTTGGATAACTTCAAACAATGTTGCTATATTTGCGTCCGTTCAAAAGCTTTGATGTGTCTTAGACGCACGCGCTATTTTGTGATCAAAGCAAACACAATATTTGGGGATTCCAAAAATGTCACCATTCTTGACTGGTCCAAAACACTGGATTGTGAATTTACTTAATATCTTGCATCAATCACAAAACTTTCAATTATCGGTGTGTGTGTTAATTGCAGTGTTACATTGAGGCGCAGTCACTGTCAGAGCCACCCCCTGATCTAAACGCAGCCAGACATATATTCGACATTGTCTAATTATAGCGGATCACACAGGTGGGGTCAATAGGCTATGTCGAGCTGCTCCAACGGTAATTAACGCTGTTAGAATTAACGCCAGACGGTTGGCCTCCGCTGTTTCTGAACCCCTTCATGGTTTCTATTTTTCTCTGTGCGAGATTACGGTGGATCAAGTGACTCACTGTCAATTACAGCAGGATTCAGTAATGCGTTTGTAAATCCCGGAGCCACACACACAAAGGCCGATGACGTGATGCGGTCCCTGCCGCCCTTTACACACGTTCACTCTTGCCTGCCTGGGGTGTGCAAAGCGTGTTTTTTCATTGCTTTCCCCATGTGTGGCCTCTCCTGTCAGCACGTTTGCTTATAAGCATGCTGAATGAACATGAGCTGATGAAATAGGAGTTTGCTTGGTTATTTACAGTAGCCTAAAGGCATGTGTAGAAAAACAACACCATTCCTCTGCTGTCAGTGTATTTCACTATCCCTCTCACTCTATCCTATAGGCTATAGACTAGTTGTAAATAGGAACTTTATATAATATGGATGAACCATAACAAACTGGCCATGCTGATCTTATAGCAGTGTGGGGGTGGAAGTCGGAAGGatgtcaccaccaccaccactactgggAAGgattactgtttgtgtgtgtgcatgcgtgaacgtgagcgtgtgtgtgtgtggtctggttTTCACAGGCCCAATTAGCGGCAGAACTCGGgccggaagagagagaggggagcggtTGAGTGCCCTTTTCAAACAGTAGCCCAGCAGCTTTAATAAGAGGACCCCAGTGGCTGCTAAAATAGGGAAAGCcctgtggcacacacacacacacacacacacacagaaggcaATGCCTGGTGTGTTTTCTATGCCAACCCTCTTGAGCCTACGATGTGTCAGTACATGACACAAACTTGTACATTGTAACTCACATGTACTATCTCCCACAAACACatgtatgtaggcctacatagCCTCCATGCACATATACACAGAACACACAACACTATACAGAATAATAGCCTACAGTTCCATCTGGGCTACTGCTCTGTCTCAAACCAAAGGTTATTGATTGATGACTGCCTGGTGTGTGGAAAACATTATTGGCCTTCCCTCCCATgtgattgtgtgcgtgtgtgtatgtgacatTGACAGTGTGTGTATGGTATGCCAGTGGTATCTTTTTTAGGGCTGAATCAGGTCGTTAAATGGGAACACTTGTGGCGCTCTGTCTCCTGTGACAGCCAGGCAGGCTGCGGTGGTGCCGGGCCGAGCAGTTGGCTAGGCCAGGTgtaacctgacgtagcaggcgTTTCTTTCTGGTCCTGACGAGAGATACTGATTTTTAGGAGGAGGTTCTCTTCCAcgctgttcaaccaatccagtggAGTGTCGCtttgttaacgtccaaaagcggaagtcacgtcacaggctctctttctatttcccctgaaaaccggatgcaTCCAGTTGTTTTACGACCCCGCGGAGGGTGGGCCAAGTGTGATGTCCCTAGAGCAGAGCCAGCAGGACAGGCCAGGAGACAGACAGGTGGCACTGCTCTAGGCCCTGTTATTCATCACTTCTCACATGACTTGGGATAGGCCAAAGCTATTGCTTAATCCTATTCAGTCAGGTAAGATCAGTGATTTCTTCAagaaggagaggatgagggaTACTACTATAAAACCTGCAGGCCTCTCAGCTCTGTTAGGCTATATCTGTCCCTTAGAACTGTAGAAGGGGTCCAAATCAAGCAAAGTCATTTCTCTACTGAATATCTGAATATACTACTACTGAGTCTATAGAGAAGAGTTTCTGCTCTTGTCCTACTTACTTCATTATGCTAATACAGTTGGTACTGATCAAGGATTTACAGCACTCCTAGTTGGCTAATACATGTCAGATTAGATTTAAACTTTGCGATCACAGTTGCGACAGTTACTACTTGCCATAAATAGAAGGACAGAGTGCTTTGTAGCCATTGACACTCAAGATCAGTGGCACTCCGACTAGTGGTGACCCagatgacatcacttcctgctGGGGCAGGAAGCTCAGCTGGtaaagcacggcgcttgtaacgccaaggtagtgggttcgatccccgggaccacccatacacaaaaaaaatgaatgcacgcatgactgtaagtcgctttggataaaagcgtctgctaaatggcttattattattttattattattaagtggGGCCCGTAGTGCCCTTCTCTCAGCTCTAATGAAAAGCCCAGTGCTCTCATGCATGACACACATATGTACAGTACTGTGCTTCGCTCGCCCACACCCACTTCTGGGCTCTTACTGTACGTTCCTCCCActgactctctctcacactcatacacacacagacacacacacatgcaccaagCTGACTTTCTGCAAAACTTAAGtgctctcacacactcacatatgcacacatgcacttacacaaacacatgcacaagcATGCAcgctacccacacacacacacacactccagttcCCTGTCCCAGAAAAGTCCTCCGCTCTACTTGTTGGCTGATGGGTCtcagagggatggaggatggcAGAGAGGTAAAGGAGAGCTGCCCTTGACCCTGTTCAGAGGCAGGGGTGGGACTGACTGAGGAAATATGTCAGTCAGAACTCCTCAGCAGGCCAACTTCTGAGATGGCCATACAGGGAACATAGGGAGTGCTGCAGTGCTTTTACTTAGAAAGGTAGTTTTTTAGCCTATCTTTGTGCTAAGACTGTTGTTGGTTTATGTGCCAATGTTCAACAAGCATGTTTATAACATAGTTGATGCCCTTTTATTACAGGTCGCAGCTATTTATTTTGCTTCAGGTTTCAACTTAATTTGTCCCAGAGGGCAATTAGTTTTGCAGCAAGGAGCACATGAGATGTTCATACAATGCTagtgcatcaaatcaaatcaaatcacattttattggccacatgcgccgaatacaacaggtgcagacattacagtgaaatgcttacttacagcccttaaccaacagtgcatttatttttaataaaaaagtaaaataaaacaacaacataaaagtgttgagaaaaaaagagcagaagtaaaataaaataacagtagggaggctatatatacaggggggtaccggctagttgaggtagttgaagtaatatgtacatgtgggtagagtgaaagtgactatgcataaataattaacagagtagcagcagcgtaaaaagacggggtggggtgggggggcagtgcaaatagtctgggtagccatgattagctgttcaggagtcttatggcttgggggtagaagttgttgagaagtcttttggacctagacttggcactccggtaccgcttgccgtgcggtagaagagagaacagacaatgactagggtggctggagtctttgacaattttgagggcattcctctgacaccgcctggtatagaggtcctggatggcaggaagcttggccccagtgatgtactgggccgtacgcactaccctctgtagtgccttgcggtcagaggccaaatagttgccataccaggcggtgatgcaaccagtcaggatgctctcgatggtgcagctgtagacatttttgaggatctgaggacccatgccaaatcgtttcagtctcctgagggggaataggctttgtcgtgccctcttcacgactgtcttggtgtgtttggaccatgatagttcattggtgatgtggacacaaaggaacttgaacttctcaacctgttccactacagccccgtcgatgagaatgggggagtgctcagtcctcttttttttcctgtagtccacaatcatctcctttgtcttggtcacgttgagggagaggttgttatcctggcaccacacggccaggtctctgacctccctataggctgtctcatcgttgtcggtgatcaggcctaccactgttgtgtcgtcggcaaacttaatgatggtgttgcagtcgtgcctggccatgcagtcatgggtgaacagggagtacaggaggggactgagcacgcacccctgaggggccaccttgttgaggatcagtgtggcagatgtgttgttacctacccttaccacctgggggtggcccgtcaggaagtccaggatccagttgcagagggaggtgtttagtcccaggatccctagcttagtgatgagctttgagggcactatggtgttgaatgctgagctgtagtcaatgaatagcattctcacgtaggtgttcctcttgtccaggtggaaagggcagtgtggagtgcaatagagattgcatcatctgtggatctgttggggtggtatgcaaattttgtgggtctagggtttctgggataatggtgttgatgtgagccatgaccagcctttcaaagcacttcatggctacagacgtcagtgctatgggttggtagtcatttaggcaggttatcttagtgtccttgggcacggggactatggtggtctgcttgaaacatgttggtattacaggctcagtcagggacatgttgaaaatgtcagtgaagacacttgccagttggtcagcacatgctcggagtacacgtcctggtaattcatctggccctgcggccttgtgaatgttgacctgcttaaaagtcttacttacatcggctacggagagcgtgatcacatagtcatccggaacagctggtgctctcatgcatgcttcagtgttttttgcctcgaagcgagcatagaagtggtttagctcgtctggaagtcttgtgtcactgggcagctcgcggctgtgcttccctttgtagtctgtaatagttttcaagccctgccacatccgacgagcgtcagagccggtgtagtacgattaaatcttagtcctgtattgacgctttgcctgtttgatggttcgtcggagggcatagcgggatttcttataattgtccgggttagagtcccgctccttgaaagcggcagctctaccctttagctcagtgcggatgtttcctgtaatccatggcttctggttggggtatgtacgtacggtcactgtggggacgacatcatcgatgcacttattgatgaagccagtgactgatgtggtgtactcctcaatgctatctgaagaatcccggaacatgttccagtctgtgctagcaaaacagtcctgtagcttagcatctgcgtcatctgaccac
The DNA window shown above is from Coregonus clupeaformis isolate EN_2021a chromosome 6, ASM2061545v1, whole genome shotgun sequence and carries:
- the LOC121567391 gene encoding fukutin-related protein-like; its protein translation is MRVSFCQGLLTGAIALNLLILYYVSRAQQQMMEKRRNPGRGSRKAALPASGLGGGIGGLVGVGVGIIGAGGVGGEGNSRGPRVTVLLREFENFENYVGDVARSFLHQRPELPFLAVSDTPPYPPLSLPEGARLLVLSPSPEQPPQAHRPEFHVQTEFVLLVPDGVELEQGRAVERLIRELEGEGGGPVRLVAAPVLARSAVQCLHLRVSLREWTATYNPAASGSSGSVCTALQGDAVVLIRSEDLFNLSVPLGRPLLPSLFIQTSLHGWKVKLLESPCFSASHQPLFSSAHNQWKADSHLKEATSRLMRNFGLKRLLLADGKEQWYGCGKETARCFGSVRDDTPEYLYLERWTPPCCLRALRETTKYVINILESSGVRYWLEGGSLLGAARHQDIIPWDYDVDLGIYLEDVPNCDYLKNLDSGSLVDSNGYVWERAVEGDFYRVQYSEANHLHVDLWPFYLRNGVMTKDTWMEHKQDVEFPEHFLQPLVPMPFAGVTAYGPNNHRAFLELKFGEGVIENPQYPNPAKKRLDRSRL